The proteins below come from a single Streptomyces sp. M92 genomic window:
- a CDS encoding VOC family protein, whose protein sequence is MITAVDHVQLAAPPGTEEALRAFYAGALGLTEVPKPPALAARGGCWFRTGTVQLHLGVETTGFRPARKAHPGLRVTGIDAYAARLEAHGTPVTWDDALPGHRRFYCADPVGNRLEFLEPDSPREP, encoded by the coding sequence GTGATCACCGCCGTCGACCACGTCCAGCTCGCCGCCCCGCCCGGCACCGAGGAGGCACTGCGCGCCTTCTACGCCGGGGCCCTGGGCCTGACCGAGGTGCCCAAGCCGCCCGCGCTCGCCGCCCGCGGCGGCTGCTGGTTCCGGACCGGCACGGTCCAGCTCCACCTGGGCGTCGAGACGACCGGCTTCCGGCCCGCCCGCAAAGCCCACCCCGGGCTCCGCGTCACCGGGATCGACGCGTACGCCGCGAGGCTGGAAGCCCATGGCACACCCGTGACCTGGGACGACGCCCTCCCCGGCCACCGGCGCTTCTACTGCGCGGACCCCGTCGGCAACCGCCTGGAGTTCCTGGAACCGGACTCACCGAGGGAGCCGTGA
- a CDS encoding trans-aconitate 2-methyltransferase — protein MPATAPTWDPAQYLRHAGPRARPFADLLARVPDLPGDRPRIADLGCGPGNVTTLLADRWPTARITGYDNSAEMLERARQHTGDTADGGHLDFAAADARTWAPAEPHDLVISNATLQWIPAHVERFPDWIAGLAPGGVLAFQVPGNFAAPSHRLMRELAHSPRWRHRLAGTLRHDDAVLTPGAYLAHLAAAGCTADVWETTYVHLLPGDDPVLDWVKGTGLRPVLTALDDDPEARDAFVEEYRTVLRAAYPPGPHGTQFPFRRIFAVARKQADR, from the coding sequence ATGCCCGCCACCGCCCCCACCTGGGACCCCGCCCAGTACCTGCGCCACGCCGGCCCCCGAGCCCGCCCCTTCGCCGACCTCCTCGCCCGTGTCCCCGACCTGCCCGGGGACCGACCCCGCATCGCCGACCTCGGCTGCGGCCCCGGCAACGTCACCACCCTGCTCGCCGACCGCTGGCCCACCGCCCGCATCACCGGCTACGACAACTCCGCCGAGATGCTGGAACGCGCCCGGCAGCACACCGGGGACACCGCAGACGGCGGCCACCTCGACTTCGCCGCCGCCGACGCCCGCACCTGGGCCCCCGCCGAACCCCACGACCTCGTCATCAGCAACGCCACCCTCCAGTGGATCCCCGCGCACGTGGAACGGTTCCCCGACTGGATCGCGGGCCTCGCCCCCGGCGGCGTCCTCGCCTTCCAGGTCCCCGGCAACTTCGCCGCCCCCAGCCACCGCCTGATGCGCGAACTCGCCCACTCCCCGCGCTGGCGCCACCGCCTCGCCGGCACCCTCCGCCACGACGACGCCGTCCTCACCCCCGGCGCCTACCTCGCCCACCTGGCCGCCGCAGGCTGCACCGCCGACGTGTGGGAGACGACGTACGTCCACCTGCTGCCCGGCGACGACCCCGTACTGGACTGGGTGAAGGGCACGGGGCTGCGGCCCGTGCTCACCGCCCTCGACGACGACCCGGAGGCCCGCGACGCCTTCGTCGAGGAGTACCGCACCGTCCTGCGCGCCGCCTACCCGCCGGGGCCGCACGGCACCCAGTTCCCCTTCCGCCGGATCTTCGCCGTCGCCCGGAAGCAGGCCGACCGGTGA